The window GCGTGAGATGATTGCCATCACCATTTGGTATTTGTGGTAGGAAAGGCGTAAACTAATGCATAAGGAGAAAATTCAAGGTGTTAATTAGATTTCTATGGGGATACAAAGCTCTTACGAATAATTACATCGTTGCTGCTTTTTTATCATGACCTTCTTAAGGTTACGGTTGGAGCGGTCCTCAGGGACGATAAAGAAAGATTCACTGCAGAAGGCTTCTGGAGAATTGACTGTGTGCGGATGTTCCCATAGCGGAAGATCTAGCACTTAGATTTGGTTTATCCATGACACAACGACGGCATGCAATCGACTTATCATGATAATTTGGAGGTTATCATACCATGTATAATGAAGGACGGTCAGCAGGAATGGCGGCGGGAGTTTTTGATTATTACTACTTAATTGCTTGTGATTTTCTTATTTCTATGTTCCAACATTATAAGAAAGAAGCAAATAAAGTTGTCTATGAGTTCGCTCGTGTATCGTTGATTGGTTTGAGGAGGGTCTAAATGAAATTGTACCATTTCAATGATGTATATGTTGTTTCAATTGAATAAAGTATGTACatttgttttttttaaaaaactggTTGGAGTATTATAAATTGCAATTTACTACTTTTTCGATGTGGGGTAGTGCAACCATGCGCAACTAATATAGCAAATGAAAAACACGATGGAGAGCGTAGAAGAGATAGGAGGCGCAAGTGGCTGCGGAGAGTCCACATAAGCAGGCAAGCTTGAGGCTCTCAGCTCTAGCCCAGACCGACATCATGTGAGCCACGCATGGCCCTGGTAGTAGGGACAAGCCACGGAGAGAACTGATGCACCCGACGAAACCAGCTGGCGTGACGCCGAGGTCGGCACCGCCGGGCGCCGGAGAGTGGCGGCCGTCCGGCGTTGTCAGGCTGCTGCAGGCGCCGGCGGTGGTGGCGCTGGCCGCGGTGCTCGCCGTGGCGTCGCCGGCGCAAGCTCGGCCCGCTGGTGCACCCCCTCCGACCCCTCCGACCCAGCAGAAGGCGGCGGAGACGGCACCGGAGGACACGATGTGCGACGTGCCGCGGACGCTGTCCGGGGAGGATGGCAAGGAGGCGGAGCGGATCAAGCACCCGAGGTCGCGCGAGGCGGCGCGGTGCACCTCCAAGTGCGTCAGCACCTGCGTCCTCGGCGGCGCCGGCGCACCCGGCGTCGGCGGGCCCTTCAACGTCCGGAGGTAATTAAACAAAGGGACCCATCGATCGACCGATTGCATGTCCATCTCCATGCTTCTTCTCTTTTTCGTGCTTGTTCTAGCTGATCAGCTGCTGTATGTGACTGACGACATGTGTATTGTTGGATCCAATTGCACGCATCCAGACCCCTCGTGGTGTTCAAGGAAGGCTTCCGCAGTCGACAGTACTGGTACGTACCTAACGTGcgtgatgcagaatcgtttcagaacGACATCAATCGTACTGTTCATATGTTTATTTTCTGCGTGAGGCTCTGAACAATTTCCTGCATATGCACAGCCTGGTGGAGTGCTCCGACGTCTGCAACCTAATCAAGGACGGAGAAGACGGGCAATGAAATGATGCATGGCGTCTTCACCAGGCATGCAGTAGCTCAGAAAAGATCAAGACATCCAACTCCACCTTACCAATATATACTACATGATCAATTGGCTATGAATCACAGTAACTCTTGCTGGAATAGTGATGTTGCACAGTTTTCTAAACTGCAATTTTGGGAATAGCAATGTGCAATTTTAGGTGTCTCAGAGGTTTATAGAAATCTAGTCAATTTTTGGACGCATCACGGGGTGTCTAAGGTCTTGGATCCTGGGTCCTGGCTACCTAGGTGCTTCAAATTTTACCTTTTTGACAGTGTTATATTCCATTTTGTTTGTAGACGTTGATTGAACATGTATCAAATATATGTGTACGTTCCCgccaaaaaaaaaaagaaagaatatgTGTACGCGTTGGCGATACACTGAATGTGATGATGTTGTAGTATTGTAACAGACTAATAAGATACTACAAGGTCTACCTTGTGAGCCCACCAAGATTTAACAGTGTTGAGCCCATGCCAAGAGGAAGGGTCCATATGGAGGGAAGGCCAAGCCAATATTTTGTCATGTTCCAAACACTGAA is drawn from Triticum dicoccoides isolate Atlit2015 ecotype Zavitan chromosome 6B, WEW_v2.0, whole genome shotgun sequence and contains these coding sequences:
- the LOC119325914 gene encoding uncharacterized protein LOC119325914, producing the protein MHPTKPAGVTPRSAPPGAGEWRPSGVVRLLQAPAVVALAAVLAVASPAQARPAGAPPPTPPTQQKAAETAPEDTMCDVPRTLSGEDGKEAERIKHPRSREAARCTSKCVSTCVLGGAGAPGVGGPFNVRRPLVVFKEGFRSRQYCLVECSDVCNLIKDGEDGQ